One genomic window of Salvia miltiorrhiza cultivar Shanhuang (shh) chromosome 4, IMPLAD_Smil_shh, whole genome shotgun sequence includes the following:
- the LOC131021008 gene encoding uncharacterized protein LOC131021008 isoform X2, producing MGLVAGNEQEKSQLAKTICELSACANPHHPRTNKSHFINWYLVLNVDENADTCIVRRQYHKLALQLHPDKNSNSMAETAFKLVAEAYLCLSDSTRRRAFETERKTISCIKCNPNSSKKIDAKPSQEASRNSRLLTRMRELRARLAEESTIIDKCLMANAASRREPANALGTRKESPIFNPSDYQHKSYPHHRTAAGQKRLEDLRAALKMGNTSFHNGANQDYPIFQCRKERVPSMSRCASTRDY from the exons ATGGGGCTGGTAGCAGGAAATGAACAAGAAAAATCCCAGTTAGCAAAAACGATTTGTGAATTATCAGCATGTGCAAATCCTCATCATCCTCGTACAAACAAATCTCATTTTATCAATTGGTATCTTGTGCTTAAT GTTGATGAAAATGCAGATACATGTATAGTAAGAAGGCAATATCATAAACTCG CTCTGCAGCTGCATCCTGATAAAAACAGCAACTCCATGGCTGAAACTGCCTTCAAACTTGTAGCTGAG GCATACTTGTGCCTATCTGATAGCACAAGAAGGAGAGCATTTGAGACAGAGAGGAAGACCATTTCTTGCATCAAATGCAACCCAAATTCTAGCAAGAAAATTGATGCAAAACCAAGTCAAGAAGCATCGAGAAATAGTCGACTCCTGACCCGCATGAGAGAGCTTCGCGCCCGACTAGCAGAGGAATCCACCATCATCGACAAGTGTTTGATGGCCAATGCTGCATCGAGGAGAGAACCGGCCAACGCCCTTGGAACACGAAAAGAGTCCCCGATTTTCAACCCGTCCGACTACCAGCACAAGAGCTATCCCCATCACCGGACGGCAGCCGGCCAAAAGAGGCTTGAAGATTTGAGGGCAGCCCTCAAAATGGGAAACACAAGCTTTCACAATGGAGCAAATCAAGACTACCCAATATTTCAATGTAGAAAAGAAAGAGTTCCTTCAATGTCTAGATGTGCTAGTACCAGAGATTATTGA
- the LOC131021008 gene encoding uncharacterized protein LOC131021008 isoform X1, producing MGLVAGNEQEKSQLAKTICELSACANPHHPRTNKSHFINWYLVLNVDENADTCIVRRQYHKLALQLHPDKNSNSMAETAFKLVAEVKIMFIFKSLSLSLYHVKNSTACMAQAYLCLSDSTRRRAFETERKTISCIKCNPNSSKKIDAKPSQEASRNSRLLTRMRELRARLAEESTIIDKCLMANAASRREPANALGTRKESPIFNPSDYQHKSYPHHRTAAGQKRLEDLRAALKMGNTSFHNGANQDYPIFQCRKERVPSMSRCASTRDY from the exons ATGGGGCTGGTAGCAGGAAATGAACAAGAAAAATCCCAGTTAGCAAAAACGATTTGTGAATTATCAGCATGTGCAAATCCTCATCATCCTCGTACAAACAAATCTCATTTTATCAATTGGTATCTTGTGCTTAAT GTTGATGAAAATGCAGATACATGTATAGTAAGAAGGCAATATCATAAACTCG CTCTGCAGCTGCATCCTGATAAAAACAGCAACTCCATGGCTGAAACTGCCTTCAAACTTGTAGCTGAGGTGAAAATTATGTTCATattcaaatctctctctctctctctctatcatgTGAAAAACTCCACTGCATGCATGGCACAGGCATACTTGTGCCTATCTGATAGCACAAGAAGGAGAGCATTTGAGACAGAGAGGAAGACCATTTCTTGCATCAAATGCAACCCAAATTCTAGCAAGAAAATTGATGCAAAACCAAGTCAAGAAGCATCGAGAAATAGTCGACTCCTGACCCGCATGAGAGAGCTTCGCGCCCGACTAGCAGAGGAATCCACCATCATCGACAAGTGTTTGATGGCCAATGCTGCATCGAGGAGAGAACCGGCCAACGCCCTTGGAACACGAAAAGAGTCCCCGATTTTCAACCCGTCCGACTACCAGCACAAGAGCTATCCCCATCACCGGACGGCAGCCGGCCAAAAGAGGCTTGAAGATTTGAGGGCAGCCCTCAAAATGGGAAACACAAGCTTTCACAATGGAGCAAATCAAGACTACCCAATATTTCAATGTAGAAAAGAAAGAGTTCCTTCAATGTCTAGATGTGCTAGTACCAGAGATTATTGA
- the LOC131021007 gene encoding pumilio homolog 24: MAAKPQQKKSSGSMKRKTNPNQKSEGPVSNFKKPKLSSNPKKSKFNPTNAQNKVGKQPSNLPKKEYQKPNGEKGEVEDSKKLARLRSKELAQARKKIRKKHYTLEQELALLWEKMRRRNISKEDRSRLVSEAVKKMQGKISEIARSHIASRVLQTCVKHCTQDERNAVFTELRPHFISLASNTYAVRLVTKLLDLASKEQLAEFISSLHGHVASLLRQMVGSLVIEHAYCLGNASQKQTLLMELYSPELQLFKDLVTMKENRLEDIISKLQLQKSSVARHMTSVLQPILEKGILDHSIVHRALLEYLAIADKFSAADVIQQLSGPSFVRIIATKDGSRLGMLCIRHGSAKDRKKIIKGMKGNVGKIAIDKFGSMVLVCILSVVDDTKLVSKIIIRELEKQLKELILDQNTRRPFMQLLHPDCTRYFNKDDLASLNLSIPSLKANGETDDKEAVEADKEEDGDGNIQLNEGGKKDSFKRRQELLVDSGLAEKLIDTCSEMAEVLLKSKYGREVMYEVATGGSDGILHPTLDEKLLELYEAIASIASQPKVEAEEHILEQFHSSRTIRKLVLDCPSFATTLWEKALKGNCAVWAKGHSSKVINAYLETSNSAVKKLAEKELRPLIKSGDLSLLKPNESAKDE, encoded by the exons GCCACAACAGAAGAAGAGCAGCGGCTCGATGAAGAGGAAGACTAACCCTAACCAAAAATCGGAGGGACCGGTTTCAAATTTCAAGAAACCTAAATTATCTTCGAATCCGAAAAAGTCCAAGTTTAACCCGACCAACGCTCAAAATAAAGTCGGGAAGCAGCCATCAAATTTGCCGAAAAAGGAATACCAGAAACCTAATGGTGAGAAAGGTGAAGTGGAGGACTCCAAGAAACTAGCTCGTTTGCGTTCAAAG GAGTTGGCTCAAGCAAGGAAAAAGATCAGGAAGAAGCATTACACACTGGAACAA GAGCTTGCTTTGCTTTGGGAGAAGATGAGACGCCGTAATATTTCAAAAGAAGATAGGTCAAG GTTGGTAAGTGAAGCCGTCAAGAAGATGCAAGGGAAGATTTCTGAAATCGCAAGGTCTCACATTGCATCGCGTGTTCTTCAG ACCTGTGTTAAACATTGTACACAAGATGAAAGAAATGCTGTGTTCACGGAGCTTCGGCCACATTTTATTTCTCTTGCAAGCAATACTTACGCAGTTCGTCTTGTTACTAAGTTGTTAGATCTAG CATCCAAGGAACAATTGGCAGAATTTATATCGTCTCTCCATGGTCATGTTGCTTCTCTTCTTCGGCAAATGGTTGGCTCTCTAG TTATCGAACATGCATATTGCCTTGGAAATGCAAGTCAGAAGCAAACTCTTCTTATGGAACTATATTCGCCAGAACTTCAGCTATTCAAGGATTTGGTTACGATGAAAGAGAACAG ATTAGAAGATATCATTTCAAAGCTGCAGTTACAGAAGTCGTCAGTTGCGCGTCACATGACATCTGTGCTTCAACCTATTCTGGAGAAAGGGATCTTAGACCATTCAATTGTCCACAGAGCATTACTGGAATACTTGGCCATTGCAGATAAG TTTTCTGCCGCAGATGTTATTCAACAGTTGTCAGGTCCATCTTTCGTTCGGATTATTGCAACTAAGGATGGATCCAGGCTTGGTATGCTCTGTATCAGACATGGGAGTGCAAAG GATCGGAAGAAAATTATCAAAGGGATGAAAGGCAATGTTGGAAAAATAGCTATTGACAAATTCGGGAGTATG GTACTTGTCTGCATACTTTCAGTTGTTGATGACACGAAACTTGTGTCGAAG ATAATCATTCGTGAGCTTGAAAAACAACTGAAGGAGCTTATATTAGATCAG AATACACGGCGCCCTTTTATGCAGCTTCTTCATCCGGATTGTACCCGATACTTCAATAAGGATGACTTGGCTTCACTGAATCTATCTATTCCATCCCTAAAAGCTAAT GGCGAAACAGATGATAAGGAAGCTGTTGAAGCGGACAAGGAAGAAGATGGTGATGGAAATATACAGCTGAATGAGGGTGGTAAGAAGGATTCTTTTAAGCGGAGGCAGGAGTTGCTGGTCGACAGTGGACTTGCTGAG AAACTCATCGATACATGTTCTGAGATGGCGGAAGTTCTACTAAAATCGAAATATGGGAGAGAGGTCATGTATGAG GTTGCTACTGGAGGCAGCGATGGAATACTCCATCCAACTTTGGATGAAAAGTTGCTCGAGCTGTATGAAGCTATAGCATCTATTGCTTCTCAACCTAAGGTCGAAGCAGAAGAGCATATTTTGGAACAGTTCCATTCGAGCCGGACCATCAGGAAACTCGTTCTCGACTGCCCTTCATTCGCTACCACACTATGGGAAAAAGCTTTGAAAGGAAACTGTGCAGTCTGGGCCAAAGGTCACAG TTCAAAGGTGATCAATGCCTACTTGGAAACCTCAAACTCAGCGGTGAAGAAGTTGGCAGAGAAGGAGCTGAGGCCCTTGATAAAGAGTGGTGACCTAAGTTTACTGAAGCCCAACGAGTCAGCTAAAGACGAGTAG